One Oreochromis niloticus isolate F11D_XX linkage group LG16, O_niloticus_UMD_NMBU, whole genome shotgun sequence genomic window carries:
- the zgc:113337 gene encoding OX-2 membrane glycoprotein → MMIQASCLQLCTLLLMAGRLQGRVTAPQHLVAPVEKPFTLTCSLSKERGESLREVRWLDVQNQTLLTYKPGNRETVSGQQHVELAPSSTKDTSAITIRRVGFRDEGCYTCIFDLHPTGLKQGSTCLTVTSQVTVDGNKTAVSGKKVSLLCSYGLPEKVRQIMWRRISAQGESTDVASFAKRSDPMIEPPYQGRFWLTPSLSDSQLTIHPVAIQDEGCYTCMYETHSDGLKTSTICLSTYVLPKPQVSYKTASPGVIEANCTSVSRPPAEIVWNVERDNRTMGPPVTKQLSQDDGTTLVISTLTVQSGLLKDVSVKCLVHHKGLESPIAVSMNTKIGTALTILISVTTVAALLVLSLCFCLWKCFLRKEAD, encoded by the exons ATGATGATCCAGGcctcctgtctgcagctgtgtACACTCTTGCTTATGGCAGGACGCCTACAAG GCAGAGTAACAGCACCCCAGCATCTGGTAGCACCAGTGGAGAAGCCTTTCACTCTGACCTGCAGTCTTTCAAAGGAGCGAGGTGAATCCCTGAGAGAGGTGCGTTGGCTAGATGTCCAGAACCAAACCCTGCTGACCTACAAGCCTGGCAACAGGGAGACCGTGAGCGGGCAGCAGCATGTGGAACTCGCCCCGTCGTCCACGAAGGACACCTCGGCTATCACGATTCGCAGGGTGGGCTTCCGTGATGAAGGCTGCTACACTTGCATATTTGACCTGCACCCTACTGGTTTAAAGCAGGGATCAACGTGTCTCACAGTGACCT CTCAAGTCACCGTTGATGGTAACAAAACAGCAGTGAGCGGCAAAAAGGTTTCCCTTTTATGCTCCTATGGTTTGCCAGAAAAAGTTCGACAGATAATGTGGAGGCGCATTTCTGCTCAAGGAGAATCCACGGATGTAGCCTCCTTTGCAAAACGGAGCGACCCCATGATCGAGCCACCCTACCAGGGGAGATTCTGGCTCACTCCCTCCCTGTCTGACAGTCAGCTTACCATCCACCCTGTTGCCATCCAGGACGAAGGCTGTTACACTTGCATGTATGAAACACATTCTGATGGGCTGAAGACCTCCACAATTTGTCTCTCCACCTACG TGCTACCAAAACCTCAGGTGAGCTACAAAACCGCTTCTCCAGGGGTGATCGAGGCAAACTGCACCTCTGTTTCAAGGCCGCCAGCAGAGATTGTGTGGAATGTGGAGAGAGACAACCGCACCATGGGCCCACCTGTGACAAAACAGCTATCGCAAGATGATGGGACCACTCTGGTGATCAGTACGCTGACTGTCCAGTCTGGGTTGCTGAAAGACGTGTCGGTCAAATGCTTGGTGCACCACAAGGGGCTTGAGTCACCAATTGCTGTATCAATGAACACTAAGA TCGGGACCGCGCTCACCATCCTGATCTCGGTCACTACAGTAGCAGCTCTGTTAGTTCTGTCTCTCTGCTTCTGCCTTTGGAAGTGTTTTTTGCGTAAAGAAG ctgatTAA
- the si:ch73-390b10.2 gene encoding Golgi pH regulator, which produces MSFLVDSVIMFTSQVLFFGFGWLFFMRQLFKDYEVRHYVVQVVFSVTFAFSCTMFELIIFEILGALSSSSRYFHWKLNLYVILLVLIFVVPFYIGYFVVSNIRLLQRQRLLFACMVWFTFMYFFWKLGDPFPILSPKHGILSIEQLISRVGVIGVTLMALLSGFGAVNCPYTYMSYFLRNVTDSDILALERRLLQTMDMIVSKKKRIAMTRRQMYQRGEDQNKQTGFWGMIKSVTSTQTGSENLSLVQQEVDALEELSRQLFLETVDLQATKERIEYSKTFQGKYFNFLGYFFSIYCVWKIFMATINIVFDRVGKTDPVTRGIEITVNYLGIQFDVKFWSQHISFILVGIIIVTSIRGLLITLTKFFYAISSSKSSNVIVLVLAQIMGMYFVSSVLLMRMSMPLEYRSIVTEVLGELQFNFYHRWFDVIFLVSALSSILFLYLAHKQAPEKHMAL; this is translated from the exons ATGTCGTTTCTAGTGGACTCAGTCATTATGTTCACCTCACAG GTTCTGTTCTTTGGTTTTGGCTGGTTGTTCTTTATGCGGCAGCTGTTCAAAGACTATGAG gtGCGGCACTATGTTGTCCAGGTGGTTTTCTCTGTCACTTTTGCATTTTCATGCACTATGTTTGAGCTCATTATCTTTGAGATTCTGGGTGCCTTAAGCAGCAG TTCCAGGTATTTCCACTGGAAGCTGAATCTCTATGTGATTCTGCTGGTTCTAATCTTTGTGGTGCCTTTCTACATTGGTTATTTTGTCGTCAGCAACATCCGCCTAT TGCAGAGACAGCGGCTTCTTTTTGCCTGTATGGTGTGGTTTACCTTCATGTATTTCTTCTGGAAGTTGGGAGACCCATTCCCCATCTTGAGCCCGAAACATG GGATTTTATCCATTGAGCAGCTAATCAGTCGTGTTGGTGTGATCGGAGTCACTCTCATGGCTCTGCTGTCTGGGTTTGGTGCCGTCAACTGTCCCTACACCTACATGTCCTACTTCCTCAG AAATGTAACAGACAGTGACATCCTTGCTCTGGAGAGACGGCTGCTTCAGACTATGGACATGATTGTCAGCAAAAAGAAACG AATTGCTATGACCCGGAGGCAGATGTACCAGCGTGGGGAAGACCAGAACAAACAGACAGGATTCTGGGGCATGATCAAGAGTGTCACCTCTACACAAACGGGCAGTGAAA ACCTCTCGCTGGTCCAGCAGGAGGTTGATGCTCTTGAGGAGTTGAGTCGGCAGCTTTTTCTTGAGACTGTAGACCTCCAAGCCACCAAG GAGCGAATTGAGTACTCAAAGACATTCCAGGGAAAATACTTTAACTTCCTTGgctatttcttttccatctaCTGTGTGTGGAAAATCTTCATG GCCACTATAAACATAGTGTTTGATAGAGTGGGAAAGACGGATCCAGTGACGAGGGGCATTGAAATTACGGTGAACTACCTGGGCATTCAGTTTGAT GTTAAGTTTTGGTCCCAACACATTTCTTTCATCTTGGTGGGAATAATCATCGTCACATCGATACGTGGCTTACTCATCACCCTCACCAAG TTCTTCTACGCAATATCAAGCAGCAAGTCTTCCAATGTCATCGTGCTCGTCCTCGCTCAGATCATG GGGATGTATTTCGTGTCGTCTGTGCTGCTGATGCGCATGAGCATGCCACTGGAGTATCGCTCCATTGTGACAGAGGTTCTGGGAGAACTGCAGTTCAACTTCTATCACCGCTGGTTTGATGTCATCTTCCTGGTCAGCGCTTTGTCCAGCATCCTCTTCCTTTATCTGGCCCACAAGCAGGCACCAGAAAAACACATGGCACTCTGA